Below is a genomic region from Bacteroidales bacterium.
CAGGCAAGAACATCTGAAAGATACGGTAACCGAAACACTCGATTTTCTTCAAAGGGAAATGATGTCAGAAGAAAACCTGTTTTATTCTTCTATTGATGCTGATAATGAGGAAGGAGAGGGGGCTTATTATACCTGGAGTAAAGAAGAGGTTGAGTTTATTCTTCATTCTAAATCAGATATTTTAAGTGATTATTTTGGTATTCAGCGTAATGGCGACAGGAATAGTAGAAACGTGATATCCAAAAACATGAACATTGATGCTCTTGCCGAAAAGTATAACCTCTCCTATAGCAAAGTGCAGGAAATCGTCAACCAGGGTAAGAAGACTATGTGGGAACGGAGGAAGAAGCGGTCCAGACCCGCCACTGACAAAAAGGTCATCACTGCCTGGAATGCTTTGGCCATTAAAGCATTCATTCATGGATACAGGGCAACCGGCAAAAGTAAATATCTCAGGATAGCCCTTACCAGTGCCGAATACCTTATCGGTTATCAACTACGGAGCGATTACCGGCTGAAGAGAATATACATTGACGGGAGATCATCCGTAAACGCATTTTTAGACGATTATGCCTATTTAACGGAAGTTTTGCTGGAACTTTTCCAGATTACCTTTGACGGAAAATGGGTGGACTGGGCCTATAAATTAACCGAGTTTGTTCTGCGTAATTTTACCGATGCACGAAACCACCTGTTTAATTACGTTGCAGAGCCTGACAAGCAATTAATCTCCAATAAAATTGAGGTGATGGATGCAGTGTTGCCTTCTTCCAATTCTGTATATGCAAAAAATCTGTTCATTCTGGGTCAATATTTGTATATCGATTCATACATTGAACGGGCCAGAAAGATGCTTGCTGCTGCAAACACGATGATACCGAGAAATCCATTATACTTCTCCAACTGGTTGAGCTTAATGATTTGGTTTGTCTATCCCCCTTATGAAATATCCATAGTTGGCAGAAAATCCGAAGAATACAGGAAAAGATTTGAAAATATATATCATCCGGGTGTTATTCTG
It encodes:
- a CDS encoding thioredoxin domain-containing protein, with amino-acid sequence MDGTTKQNKFTNRLIYESSPYLLQHADNPVDWHPWGDEPFEKARKENKLVLISIGYAACHWCHVMEHESFSDQEVARMMNQNYICIKVDREERPDVDSIYMDAVHIMTGSGGWPLNCFALPDGRPVYGGTYFRKSQWKQVLMHLTDTYRKTPNKLEVQANEIKKGVQNIQPMETVTTLPDFQTKELKERVDTIKRYLDDEFGGIKGTPKFPMPVFYQFLLKHHFHTGEQDLLDHILFTLKKMEEGGIYDHLGGGFARYSTDKEWMVPHFEKMLYDNAQLAVLYSQAYLYTRQEHLKDTVTETLDFLQREMMSEENLFYSSIDADNEEGEGAYYTWSKEEVEFILHSKSDILSDYFGIQRNGDRNSRNVISKNMNIDALAEKYNLSYSKVQEIVNQGKKTMWERRKKRSRPATDKKVITAWNALAIKAFIHGYRATGKSKYLRIALTSAEYLIGYQLRSDYRLKRIYIDGRSSVNAFLDDYAYLTEVLLELFQITFDGKWVDWAYKLTEFVLRNFTDARNHLFNYVAEPDKQLISNKIEVMDAVLPSSNSVYAKNLFILGQYLYIDSYIERARKMLAAANTMIPRNPLYFSNWLSLMIWFVYPPYEISIVGRKSEEYRKRFENIYHPGVILAGGTHEGNLPILKNRFKLGKTQIYICKGQVCQKPLNNVEEALKKIV